A window of the Juglans microcarpa x Juglans regia isolate MS1-56 chromosome 5D, Jm3101_v1.0, whole genome shotgun sequence genome harbors these coding sequences:
- the LOC121265052 gene encoding serine/threonine-protein kinase ATG1c isoform X2: MAQASRVRVVGEYLVGRQIGSGSFSVVWHARHRVHGTEVAIKEIATGRLNKKLQESLMSEIFILKRINHPNIIRLHDIIEVPGKIHLVLEYCRGGDLSMYIQRQGRVPEATAKQFMQQLVAGLQILRENSLIHRDLKPQNLLLSASDNNSVLKIADFGFARSLQPRGLAETLCGSPLYMAPEIMQLQKYDAKADLWSVGAILFQLVTGKTPFTGNNQIQLLQNIMKSNELQFPPDIDLSSDCKDLCQKLLRRNPVERLTFEEFFNHPYLSQKQPAASLGSRRSSRVVDEFPMSDCDPVRNMEENSQEDCLPFFLDDDSGGPEGSPSFLRRRSSPKSTHGFSLDTKFGRREVASPPKNVNLTSGYGSATDNLESRRPSNRITDPLPFFLVGDSGGPEGSPSFLRTRSSVKSTYGFSLDTKVGRREAASANSNNVNLTSGFGSVTDNLESTSSRLDSRRPANRITDPLTSTDQRSPNTQSRVVDSLELSDQDYVIVSGHPMDVSSSSACASKPGHSIYKSGSSPQASVRMNTTVSAPMPIIGTESSSIGRIGSLESQSSALGISQGSMEMGDALGQPSTHCTTRIKSLQHCASAIKELLNEKIEADRHLEAFSIQLVILAIWKQALHICHTQAASAMEGSPSQETPRYRSTSKKYGSPDTEVRLDVCSTQLLEDISSQIERDFLLEVEHAEGLAKVIEPGNTEMPDAMETIFESALAFGRSGGVEELMGNMENAAGLYSKAVRLLVFLLVEAPSLILNPPFSLTNSDRYRLQTYIDIINNRHGYSRSQRMALLKCDDQHCPP; the protein is encoded by the exons ATGGCTCAGGCTAGTAGGGTTAGGGTCGTCGGGGAGTACCTGGTGGGCCGGCAAATCGGGTCTGGGTCCTTCTCCGTGGTTTGGCACGCGAGGCACCGAGTACATGGAACCGAGGTGGCGATCAAGGAGATAGCTACGGGCCGGCTCAACAAGAAATTACAAGAGAGTCTCATGTCCGAGATTTTCATCCTCAAGCGGATTAACCACCCTAATATTATTCGCCTCCACGATATTATTGAG GTTCCTGGGAAGATACACCTTGTACTTGAGTACTGCAGAGGGGGTGACCTTTCCATGTACATACAACGCCAGGGAAGAGTCCCAGAAGCCACTGCAAAGCAATTCATGCAGCAACTAG TGGCCGGTCTACAAATTCTGCGTGAAAATAGTCTTATACATCGGGATTTAAAGCCACAG AATCTCCTCCTCTCCGCTAGTGACAATAATTCAGTTTTGAAGATTGCAGATTTTGGATTTGCAAG ATCTTTGCAACCTAGAGGCCTTGCAGAAACATTGTGTGGTTCTCCACTTTACATGGCACCAGAGATAATGCAACTTCAAAAGTATGATGCAAAG GCAGATCTCTGGAGTGTTGGTGCAATCTTATTTCAACTTGTTACTGGAAAAACTCCATTTACTGGAAACAATCAAATACAG TTGCTTCAGAACATTATGAAATCAAATGAATTACAATTCCCTCCAGATATAGATTTGAGTTCTGACTGCAAAGATTTGTGCCAGAAATTGCTGCGCCGTAATCCAG TTGAAAGATTAACATTTGAAGAGTTTTTTAACCACCCATATCTTTCCCAGAAACAACCAGCTGCATCACTGGG GAGTAGGAGGTCTTCAAGAGTAGTGGACGAATTTCCTATGTCTGACTGTGATCCTGTGAGAAATATGGAGGAAAATAGTCAAGAGGATTGTCTGCCTTTCTTTCTAGATGATGATTCTGGTGGTCCTGAAGGGAGCCCATCCTTCTTAAGGAGGAGGTCTTCACCGAAGTCTACTCATGGATTTTCTCTTGATACAAAATTTGGTAGAAGGGAAGTAGCATCTCCCCCTAAAAATGTGAATCTGACTTCCGGATATGGTAGTGCCACAGATAATTTGGAAAGCCGTAGACCCTCAAACAGAATAACCGATCCTCTGCCTTTCTTTCTAGTTGGTGATTCTGGTGGTCCTGAAGGGAGCCCATCCTTCTTAAGGACGAGGTCTTCAGTGAAGTCTACTTATGGATTTTCTCTTGATACAAAAGTTGGTAGAAGGGAAGCAGCATCTGCCAATTCTAATAATGTGAATCTGACTTCCGGATTTGGTAGTGTTACAGATAATTTGGAATCTACTAGTTCTAGGTTGGATAGCCGTAGACCCGCAAACAGAATAACTGATCCTCTGACATCCACAGACCAGAGATCTCCGAACACTCAATCAAGAG TCGTGGATTCGCTAGAGTTAAGTGATCAAGATTATGTTATTGTATCTGGACATCCAATGGATGTGTCCTCTTCCTCAGCTTGTGCTTCCAAGCCAGGCCATTCTATATACAAGTCAGGGAGTTCTCCCCAAGCATCTGTTAGAATGAACACCACGGTAAGTGCCCCAATGCCAATCATTGGCACAGAGAGTAGTAGCATTGGTCGAATTGGAAGCTTGGAAAGTCAGAGCTCTGCTCTAGGGATCTCACAAGGATCAATGGAAATGGGAGATGCTTTAGGGCAGCCATCAACTCACTGCACAACGAGGATTAAGTCATTACAGCATTGTGCATCTGCCATTAAAGAATTATTGAATGAAAAG ATTGAGGCAGATAGGCATTTAGAGGCATTCTCCATTCAGCTTGTAATTCTTGCAATTTGGAAGCAAGCCTTGCATATATGCCATACACAAGCTGCCTCAGCTATGGAAGGAAGTCCAAGTCAAGAAACTCCGAGATATAGGAGCACCAGTAAGAAGTACGGTAGTCCTGATACAGAAGTACGTCTTGATGTTTGCAGCACTCAATTGCTGGAGGATATCTCCTCTCAGATTGAGAGAGACTTTCTCCTGGAAGTTGAACATGCTGAAGGACTTGCTAAGGTCATTGAACCTG GTAATACAGAGATGCCAGATGCAATGGAAACAATATTTGAATCTGCTCTCGCATTTGGGAGGAGTGGAGGC GTTGAGGAGCTCATGGGCAATATGGAAAATGCAGCAGGATTGTACTCAAAAGCTGTGCGTTTGTTAGTCTTTCTTCTAGTGGAAGCACCGTCCCTCATTCTCAATCCTCCATTCTCCCTCACAAACTCAGACAGGTATAGGCTCCAAACTTACATTGATATCATTAATAACAGGCATGGTTACTCAAGGTCCCAGCGAATGGCTCTACTGAAGTGCGACGATCAACACTGCCCCCCTTAG
- the LOC121265052 gene encoding serine/threonine-protein kinase ATG1c isoform X1, which translates to MAQASRVRVVGEYLVGRQIGSGSFSVVWHARHRVHGTEVAIKEIATGRLNKKLQESLMSEIFILKRINHPNIIRLHDIIEVPGKIHLVLEYCRGGDLSMYIQRQGRVPEATAKQFMQQLVAGLQILRENSLIHRDLKPQNLLLSASDNNSVLKIADFGFARSLQPRGLAETLCGSPLYMAPEIMQLQKYDAKADLWSVGAILFQLVTGKTPFTGNNQIQLLQNIMKSNELQFPPDIDLSSDCKDLCQKLLRRNPVERLTFEEFFNHPYLSQKQPAASLGSRRSSRVVDEFPMSDCDPVRNMEENSQEDCLPFFLDDDSGGPEGSPSFLRRRSSPKSTHGFSLDTKFGRREVASPPKNVNLTSGYGSATDNLESRRPSNRITDPLPFFLVGDSGGPEGSPSFLRTRSSVKSTYGFSLDTKVGRREAASANSNNVNLTSGFGSVTDNLESTSSRLDSRRPANRITDPLTSTDQRSPNTQSRAVVDSLELSDQDYVIVSGHPMDVSSSSACASKPGHSIYKSGSSPQASVRMNTTVSAPMPIIGTESSSIGRIGSLESQSSALGISQGSMEMGDALGQPSTHCTTRIKSLQHCASAIKELLNEKIEADRHLEAFSIQLVILAIWKQALHICHTQAASAMEGSPSQETPRYRSTSKKYGSPDTEVRLDVCSTQLLEDISSQIERDFLLEVEHAEGLAKVIEPGNTEMPDAMETIFESALAFGRSGGVEELMGNMENAAGLYSKAVRLLVFLLVEAPSLILNPPFSLTNSDRYRLQTYIDIINNRHGYSRSQRMALLKCDDQHCPP; encoded by the exons ATGGCTCAGGCTAGTAGGGTTAGGGTCGTCGGGGAGTACCTGGTGGGCCGGCAAATCGGGTCTGGGTCCTTCTCCGTGGTTTGGCACGCGAGGCACCGAGTACATGGAACCGAGGTGGCGATCAAGGAGATAGCTACGGGCCGGCTCAACAAGAAATTACAAGAGAGTCTCATGTCCGAGATTTTCATCCTCAAGCGGATTAACCACCCTAATATTATTCGCCTCCACGATATTATTGAG GTTCCTGGGAAGATACACCTTGTACTTGAGTACTGCAGAGGGGGTGACCTTTCCATGTACATACAACGCCAGGGAAGAGTCCCAGAAGCCACTGCAAAGCAATTCATGCAGCAACTAG TGGCCGGTCTACAAATTCTGCGTGAAAATAGTCTTATACATCGGGATTTAAAGCCACAG AATCTCCTCCTCTCCGCTAGTGACAATAATTCAGTTTTGAAGATTGCAGATTTTGGATTTGCAAG ATCTTTGCAACCTAGAGGCCTTGCAGAAACATTGTGTGGTTCTCCACTTTACATGGCACCAGAGATAATGCAACTTCAAAAGTATGATGCAAAG GCAGATCTCTGGAGTGTTGGTGCAATCTTATTTCAACTTGTTACTGGAAAAACTCCATTTACTGGAAACAATCAAATACAG TTGCTTCAGAACATTATGAAATCAAATGAATTACAATTCCCTCCAGATATAGATTTGAGTTCTGACTGCAAAGATTTGTGCCAGAAATTGCTGCGCCGTAATCCAG TTGAAAGATTAACATTTGAAGAGTTTTTTAACCACCCATATCTTTCCCAGAAACAACCAGCTGCATCACTGGG GAGTAGGAGGTCTTCAAGAGTAGTGGACGAATTTCCTATGTCTGACTGTGATCCTGTGAGAAATATGGAGGAAAATAGTCAAGAGGATTGTCTGCCTTTCTTTCTAGATGATGATTCTGGTGGTCCTGAAGGGAGCCCATCCTTCTTAAGGAGGAGGTCTTCACCGAAGTCTACTCATGGATTTTCTCTTGATACAAAATTTGGTAGAAGGGAAGTAGCATCTCCCCCTAAAAATGTGAATCTGACTTCCGGATATGGTAGTGCCACAGATAATTTGGAAAGCCGTAGACCCTCAAACAGAATAACCGATCCTCTGCCTTTCTTTCTAGTTGGTGATTCTGGTGGTCCTGAAGGGAGCCCATCCTTCTTAAGGACGAGGTCTTCAGTGAAGTCTACTTATGGATTTTCTCTTGATACAAAAGTTGGTAGAAGGGAAGCAGCATCTGCCAATTCTAATAATGTGAATCTGACTTCCGGATTTGGTAGTGTTACAGATAATTTGGAATCTACTAGTTCTAGGTTGGATAGCCGTAGACCCGCAAACAGAATAACTGATCCTCTGACATCCACAGACCAGAGATCTCCGAACACTCAATCAAGAG CAGTCGTGGATTCGCTAGAGTTAAGTGATCAAGATTATGTTATTGTATCTGGACATCCAATGGATGTGTCCTCTTCCTCAGCTTGTGCTTCCAAGCCAGGCCATTCTATATACAAGTCAGGGAGTTCTCCCCAAGCATCTGTTAGAATGAACACCACGGTAAGTGCCCCAATGCCAATCATTGGCACAGAGAGTAGTAGCATTGGTCGAATTGGAAGCTTGGAAAGTCAGAGCTCTGCTCTAGGGATCTCACAAGGATCAATGGAAATGGGAGATGCTTTAGGGCAGCCATCAACTCACTGCACAACGAGGATTAAGTCATTACAGCATTGTGCATCTGCCATTAAAGAATTATTGAATGAAAAG ATTGAGGCAGATAGGCATTTAGAGGCATTCTCCATTCAGCTTGTAATTCTTGCAATTTGGAAGCAAGCCTTGCATATATGCCATACACAAGCTGCCTCAGCTATGGAAGGAAGTCCAAGTCAAGAAACTCCGAGATATAGGAGCACCAGTAAGAAGTACGGTAGTCCTGATACAGAAGTACGTCTTGATGTTTGCAGCACTCAATTGCTGGAGGATATCTCCTCTCAGATTGAGAGAGACTTTCTCCTGGAAGTTGAACATGCTGAAGGACTTGCTAAGGTCATTGAACCTG GTAATACAGAGATGCCAGATGCAATGGAAACAATATTTGAATCTGCTCTCGCATTTGGGAGGAGTGGAGGC GTTGAGGAGCTCATGGGCAATATGGAAAATGCAGCAGGATTGTACTCAAAAGCTGTGCGTTTGTTAGTCTTTCTTCTAGTGGAAGCACCGTCCCTCATTCTCAATCCTCCATTCTCCCTCACAAACTCAGACAGGTATAGGCTCCAAACTTACATTGATATCATTAATAACAGGCATGGTTACTCAAGGTCCCAGCGAATGGCTCTACTGAAGTGCGACGATCAACACTGCCCCCCTTAG